In one window of Campylobacter sp. MG1 DNA:
- a CDS encoding YbaK/EbsC family protein, whose translation MIKKTNAARFLDTLKIDYELLSYEVDDDLSAISVAKKTGIDIKYIYKTIVCEGKNALYVACIQGDLEIDLKSFAKAVGEKSLSLLKLDKLKDKTGYIRGGCSPFGMKKDYVRFIDERALELEYFVLSAGFRGLQLKINAKYIQKLFNIASISNSSII comes from the coding sequence ATGATTAAAAAGACTAATGCAGCAAGGTTTTTAGATACTTTAAAAATAGATTATGAATTATTAAGCTACGAAGTAGATGATGATTTATCAGCAATTAGCGTAGCAAAAAAGACAGGAATTGATATTAAATATATTTACAAAACCATAGTTTGCGAGGGTAAAAATGCCTTGTATGTTGCTTGTATTCAAGGGGATTTAGAAATAGATTTAAAATCTTTTGCAAAGGCAGTAGGAGAAAAATCCTTAAGCCTTTTAAAACTTGATAAATTAAAGGATAAAACAGGATATATTAGGGGCGGTTGTTCGCCTTTTGGTATGAAAAAAGATTATGTTAGATTTATTGACGAAAGAGCTTTAGAGCTTGAGTATTTTGTGCTTAGTGCTGGGTTTCGTGGTCTTCAGCTAAAAATAAATGCAAAATATATTCAAAAGCTTTTTAATATTGCTAGTATAAGTAATTCATCTATCATTTAA